From Mucilaginibacter rubeus, a single genomic window includes:
- a CDS encoding TolC family protein: MLNTNSKKLLLFFLSVLYVLHVQAQQKVLSIKDAEQMALANYASIKSKANQLNASKAYLKETKTEYLPDVNFSAQQDYGTVNGQNGPSYGYRGLSVSSSGPALAKQNWNAAFGALYLTNVSWDFFAFGRSKQRIGVQKTIVSRDETDLAQEQFQHQVRVAATYLNLLAAQQLAKAQQDNLNRAMDLQKVVVARVKNGLNPGVDSSLANAEVSNAKIALTNAQQTVQDQSNQLSVYLGIPAQEFQLDSAFITKQPNNLEAVSAVATTDHPTLKFYQNRVNVSDQQAKYLRTFALPTFSLFGVYQGRGSGFKSDYGTNQDSYTSSYGAGVDPTRYNYLFGIGMVWNFTSVFRTHYQVQSQKFTSEQLKNDYELVDKQLEAQRSLAETRIGNALKNVNEVPVEVSAANNAYIQKYTLYKNGLSNIVDFTQALYTLNRAEVDKYIALNNVWQALLFKSAATGDFGLFINNF; the protein is encoded by the coding sequence ATGTTAAACACAAATTCAAAAAAATTACTCCTGTTTTTTTTGAGTGTTTTATATGTCTTACACGTACAAGCGCAGCAAAAAGTCCTTTCCATTAAGGATGCTGAACAAATGGCCCTTGCTAACTATGCTTCCATCAAGTCGAAGGCAAACCAGCTTAACGCCTCTAAGGCATACCTCAAAGAAACAAAAACGGAGTACCTGCCGGATGTTAATTTCTCCGCGCAGCAGGACTACGGCACAGTGAACGGCCAAAACGGACCATCTTATGGTTATCGTGGCCTGTCGGTATCCTCATCGGGGCCAGCTTTGGCCAAACAGAACTGGAACGCTGCATTTGGCGCTCTGTATTTAACCAACGTTAGCTGGGACTTTTTCGCCTTTGGCAGATCAAAGCAAAGGATTGGCGTACAAAAAACCATCGTATCCCGTGATGAAACAGATCTTGCACAGGAGCAATTTCAGCACCAGGTACGCGTTGCAGCCACGTATTTAAACTTACTGGCGGCACAGCAGCTTGCCAAGGCGCAGCAGGATAACCTTAACCGCGCCATGGACTTACAAAAAGTAGTGGTTGCTCGCGTAAAGAACGGCTTAAACCCAGGCGTAGATTCGTCATTAGCCAATGCCGAAGTGTCTAACGCTAAAATTGCTTTAACCAACGCGCAGCAAACGGTACAGGATCAAAGTAACCAACTTTCTGTTTATCTCGGGATCCCTGCGCAGGAGTTTCAACTGGATAGCGCTTTCATTACTAAACAGCCGAATAACCTTGAGGCTGTAAGTGCTGTTGCCACTACAGATCATCCAACTTTGAAATTTTATCAAAACAGGGTAAACGTGAGTGATCAGCAAGCTAAATACCTCCGCACATTCGCTTTGCCAACTTTTAGTTTGTTTGGTGTTTACCAGGGCAGGGGATCGGGCTTCAAATCTGATTATGGCACTAACCAGGATAGCTACACCAGCAGCTATGGCGCAGGTGTTGATCCAACCCGTTACAACTACCTGTTTGGTATAGGCATGGTTTGGAATTTTACCAGTGTGTTCAGGACCCATTACCAGGTACAATCGCAAAAGTTTACATCAGAGCAATTGAAAAACGATTACGAGCTGGTTGATAAACAACTGGAAGCGCAACGCTCCCTGGCCGAAACACGCATAGGCAACGCCCTTAAAAATGTAAACGAAGTACCGGTTGAAGTTTCGGCCGCCAACAACGCTTACATTCAGAAATATACCCTGTATAAAAATGGACTTTCAAACATAGTTGATTTTACGCAGGCGCTTTATACCCTTAACCGGGCCGAGGTTGACAAATACATAGCCCTTAACAACGTATGGCAGGCGTTGCTGTTCAAATCAGCAGCCACCGGCGATTTTGGGTTATTCATCAATAATTTTTAA